Proteins encoded in a region of the Ignavibacteriales bacterium genome:
- a CDS encoding O-antigen ligase family protein, which yields METKNNYLKRDTYFNIANISFIILIFFTVFGTALPFRSKAAEVAEIGTSNIINQIVFSSLFILSLIALLPKRRELLSFIIKEKFLTAFIIWCFLSLIWSEFSFNSFKRLFQMFCTISVSIAFLLHNDSRNDLLKFIKYIIYLYLILSFLSVILVPDALDPDFHTWRGLTSQKNMLGQDALISSIFCYLFYKNTDEFYSRVIAMMMMLLSIVLMVGSMSSTSILIFIFLLALSIFYFVYKLFEPTGYGRTAASILIFTLLSCLLAVITLAPDFFKLIPELFGKDDTFSGRTDLWTYMLFEISKHPWLGAGYQGFWVVENKSVLVIYDYFVWLPNQSHNGYIDIINEVGFIGFILFLFFIVSYFTRFAISKIKSQWIWFMIIAVISNFQESTFFRPGHLLSSLVVFAYLITAFDSFDPYKNNNEKKIIKIQ from the coding sequence ATGGAAACTAAAAACAACTATCTCAAGAGAGATACTTATTTTAACATTGCGAATATATCATTTATTATTCTGATATTTTTTACGGTATTCGGAACCGCATTACCGTTTAGATCAAAGGCCGCTGAAGTCGCGGAGATTGGCACCTCAAACATTATAAATCAAATTGTTTTTTCTTCACTATTTATCTTATCTCTTATTGCACTTTTGCCAAAACGCAGAGAATTACTTTCTTTCATTATTAAAGAAAAATTTCTCACGGCTTTTATTATATGGTGCTTCCTTAGTTTAATCTGGTCGGAATTCAGTTTTAACTCATTCAAAAGATTATTCCAAATGTTTTGCACGATAAGTGTAAGTATAGCTTTCTTACTTCATAATGATTCACGAAATGATCTTTTGAAATTCATCAAATATATTATTTATCTATACTTAATTTTGTCTTTCTTATCAGTAATTCTTGTTCCTGATGCACTGGATCCAGATTTTCATACCTGGAGGGGATTAACTTCACAGAAAAATATGCTTGGACAAGATGCATTAATCTCTTCTATTTTTTGTTATCTATTTTACAAAAATACTGATGAATTTTATTCGCGGGTTATTGCCATGATGATGATGCTTCTGAGTATTGTGCTTATGGTGGGTTCGATGAGTTCAACATCAATCTTGATTTTTATATTTCTTCTGGCACTTAGTATTTTTTATTTTGTTTATAAATTATTTGAACCAACTGGGTATGGAAGGACTGCCGCATCTATTTTAATATTTACACTACTCTCTTGTCTATTGGCTGTAATTACCTTAGCACCTGATTTTTTTAAACTGATTCCGGAGTTGTTTGGCAAGGATGACACATTTTCCGGTCGAACTGATCTGTGGACTTATATGTTATTTGAAATTTCAAAACACCCATGGCTGGGGGCAGGTTATCAAGGGTTCTGGGTAGTTGAAAATAAAAGTGTTTTGGTGATTTATGACTATTTTGTCTGGCTTCCCAATCAATCACATAACGGTTATATAGACATAATAAATGAAGTAGGCTTTATTGGTTTCATACTGTTTCTTTTTTTCATCGTTAGTTATTTTACTCGTTTTGCAATAAGTAAAATAAAAAGCCAATGGATATGGTTTATGATAATAGCGGTTATATCTAATTTTCAGGAGTCAACTTTTTTTCGTCCCGGACATCTGCTTTCTTCATTAGTTGTTTTTGCATATCTGATAACAGCATTTGATTCGTTTGACCCTTATAAGAATAACAATGAAAAGAAAATTATTAAAATACAGTGA
- a CDS encoding indolepyruvate oxidoreductase subunit beta, whose translation MKSDIILAGVGGQGILSIAAVVGMAALENHLYLKQAEVHGMSQRGGAVQSHLRISEREIASDLIPEGRADIIISVEPMESLRYLPWLSENGWLVTNTTPFVNITDYPDMKMLLAEIEKLPHNIAINADEIARQVKSPRSSNMVVLGAASPFIDIPYQSLENGIKKIFERKGKKIVQLNIDALKAGRDFSASHMK comes from the coding sequence ATGAAATCAGATATAATTTTAGCGGGTGTAGGCGGACAAGGAATTCTTTCAATTGCTGCGGTTGTTGGCATGGCAGCTTTGGAAAATCATCTTTATTTAAAACAGGCAGAAGTACACGGAATGAGTCAGCGCGGTGGTGCAGTGCAATCTCATCTTAGAATTTCTGAAAGAGAAATTGCAAGTGATTTAATTCCAGAAGGCAGAGCAGATATAATTATTTCTGTTGAGCCAATGGAATCATTGCGTTACTTGCCGTGGCTTTCAGAAAATGGGTGGCTGGTAACAAATACAACTCCATTTGTTAACATTACAGATTACCCCGATATGAAAATGCTGCTTGCTGAGATTGAAAAACTTCCTCACAACATTGCAATAAACGCTGATGAAATTGCAAGACAGGTAAAATCTCCACGTTCATCAAATATGGTAGTGCTTGGCGCAGCTTCTCCATTTATTGATATCCCATATCAATCACTCGAAAACGGAATAAAGAAAATCTTTGAAAGAAAAGGGAAGAAGATAGTTCAGCTTAACATTGATGCACTAAAAGCCGGAAGAGATTTTTCAGCATCTCATATGAAATAA
- a CDS encoding discoidin domain-containing protein: MFNKFVCAFLILFTSFTFSNTYYLDKDSPNASDSNVGTNPDQPWLTWDKAVNTAQAGDIVIIKKSSSPYIPTTNTTFIHSGNAANRIIFRGENPNDRPIIDYQSNKNFSANNIQFVTWESLKIINTGNGFWTEGSDYLELRRLVIDGVASGSTLRFQGDYNLVEYCEITGSKWNAITIMSHSQNTSDPSDDWRCRGNIIRYNYIHDNTAHHSINIFPYVSPGGSDLMPQYIDSTEIYGNRLENSNWGIYSRYMRYFKIYNNLIVNCTEGGIQLERNYDSGNAGSPDSARFGTYDARGGLIANNTIYNSKGTYGCAIDNRACNNVKFYNNAIWNSASTSDDVQWRFYNPTASSAPPPFNVHPVSNLTIDHNMTSTDGGSVLWNGGGQTPLATWNANNCTNGIIATPQIELTGIDSKWNIAGSYLPQTGSNVIDIGFSALPFNNDYYETQRTQGNGWDIGAAELITGPDLIAPEVIGATFIDPVTIRINFSEPLESGSAQNSGNYSITNGITVLSASLSGSQVTLTTSQHTAGTYTVTINNVTDLSGNIISPDANTAQYEMLGDVTPPEVNSAELIDSVTLRITFSESLDPSTAENISHYNIDPTITVLSADLSNSIVTLSTSVHSVGTYTVTVNNVTDLAGNLISLSANSANYEMVDDSLQGLIQFEIDSATASVIPEPEHSPEQTIDGLGYGDGDPDSRWAGDTMPEWIMFDLGSVKQVSLARLAFYSWETGRIYNYTIRVSTDLNDWVDVLTNVSSAEAEWTENQFNVVDARYIRIVFISSNQNGWAGLWEGQIWGYDDALAVELTEFSAQSNGENVTLNWNTSTELNNAGFEVERRTGEAFLPIGYVNGNGSSVEEHSYSFTDSSIQSGSYYYRLKMIEFGGAYEYSDEVLVDVVSPERFILEQNFPNPFNPSTTIKFSLPQRSNVKLTIYTLLGEKVENLVEQELEAGVHSYEFSPTNLSSGIYLYALESKDFKEIKKLVLLK; the protein is encoded by the coding sequence ATGTTTAACAAATTTGTTTGTGCTTTTCTCATACTTTTCACTTCATTTACTTTCTCCAATACTTATTACCTCGATAAGGATAGCCCAAATGCTTCAGATTCGAACGTAGGTACTAATCCAGATCAACCTTGGTTAACTTGGGATAAAGCTGTAAACACAGCTCAAGCTGGGGATATTGTAATTATCAAGAAATCCTCATCTCCATACATTCCAACCACTAACACTACATTTATCCATAGCGGTAATGCAGCGAATAGAATAATTTTCAGAGGGGAAAACCCCAATGATAGACCTATTATAGATTATCAAAGCAATAAAAATTTTTCAGCGAATAACATTCAATTTGTAACCTGGGAATCATTGAAGATAATTAATACTGGAAACGGATTTTGGACCGAAGGCTCTGATTATCTTGAATTAAGAAGATTGGTGATAGATGGAGTTGCTTCAGGTTCAACTTTAAGATTTCAGGGAGATTATAATTTAGTCGAATATTGTGAAATTACAGGCTCAAAGTGGAATGCGATCACGATAATGAGTCATTCACAAAACACTTCCGATCCTTCTGACGATTGGAGATGCAGAGGCAATATTATAAGATACAATTACATTCACGATAACACTGCTCACCATTCAATAAACATATTTCCTTATGTAAGTCCAGGTGGAAGTGATTTAATGCCTCAATATATTGACAGTACAGAAATATACGGCAATAGACTAGAAAACTCCAATTGGGGTATATACAGCAGGTATATGCGATACTTTAAGATTTATAACAATTTAATAGTAAACTGTACTGAAGGTGGAATTCAATTAGAAAGAAATTATGATAGTGGAAATGCTGGTTCCCCTGATTCAGCAAGATTTGGTACATATGATGCGCGAGGTGGTTTGATAGCCAACAACACTATTTATAATAGCAAAGGTACTTATGGTTGCGCAATAGACAACCGAGCTTGCAATAACGTGAAGTTTTATAACAATGCCATCTGGAATTCAGCTTCTACATCAGATGATGTACAGTGGAGATTTTATAACCCAACAGCTTCATCAGCACCACCACCATTTAACGTGCACCCAGTAAGCAATCTTACTATTGACCATAATATGACTTCTACTGATGGTGGAAGTGTATTATGGAATGGGGGTGGTCAAACCCCATTGGCAACGTGGAATGCAAATAACTGTACTAACGGTATCATCGCTACACCGCAAATTGAATTAACCGGAATTGATTCAAAATGGAATATAGCAGGTAGTTATCTTCCCCAGACAGGAAGTAATGTAATTGACATTGGTTTCTCTGCTTTACCTTTTAATAATGATTATTACGAGACTCAGAGAACGCAGGGTAACGGATGGGATATTGGTGCCGCTGAATTAATCACCGGACCCGACCTGATTGCACCTGAAGTTATAGGCGCTACTTTTATCGACCCTGTTACAATTAGAATAAATTTTTCAGAACCGCTCGAGAGCGGCTCAGCTCAAAACTCAGGAAATTATTCTATCACAAATGGAATTACAGTTTTATCAGCAAGTCTATCTGGGTCGCAAGTAACATTGACCACATCGCAGCATACTGCCGGAACCTACACTGTCACAATAAATAACGTCACAGATCTTTCGGGAAATATAATTTCGCCGGATGCAAACACAGCGCAATATGAAATGCTTGGTGATGTTACACCTCCTGAAGTTAATAGTGCAGAATTAATTGATTCAGTAACTCTGCGAATTACATTTTCGGAATCCCTGGATCCTTCTACAGCAGAAAATATAAGTCACTACAATATAGACCCGACAATCACTGTTTTGTCGGCGGATTTATCAAATTCTATTGTCACATTATCAACTTCAGTTCATTCAGTAGGGACTTACACAGTTACAGTTAATAATGTAACCGACCTTGCCGGTAATCTTATTTCACTATCAGCAAACTCTGCCAATTACGAAATGGTGGATGATTCTTTACAAGGATTAATTCAGTTTGAGATTGATAGCGCAACTGCTTCGGTCATACCAGAACCAGAACATTCACCTGAGCAGACGATTGACGGATTGGGATATGGAGACGGGGATCCTGATTCAAGATGGGCGGGAGACACAATGCCTGAATGGATTATGTTTGACCTTGGAAGTGTTAAACAGGTTAGCTTAGCACGCCTAGCATTTTACAGTTGGGAAACAGGTAGAATTTATAATTACACAATTCGAGTTTCAACAGATCTGAATGATTGGGTTGATGTTTTAACAAATGTTTCATCTGCAGAAGCAGAGTGGACAGAAAATCAATTCAATGTTGTTGATGCAAGATATATTAGAATAGTCTTTATTTCCTCCAATCAAAATGGTTGGGCGGGACTTTGGGAGGGGCAAATCTGGGGTTATGATGATGCTCTCGCAGTAGAACTCACAGAGTTTTCAGCACAATCTAATGGTGAAAATGTCACCCTAAATTGGAATACTTCAACCGAATTAAATAATGCCGGTTTTGAAGTTGAAAGAAGAACTGGAGAAGCTTTTTTACCCATCGGTTATGTTAATGGTAATGGTAGCTCTGTTGAAGAACATTCTTATAGTTTTACAGATTCATCAATTCAAAGCGGTTCATATTATTATCGGCTAAAGATGATAGAATTTGGAGGAGCATATGAATATTCAGATGAAGTTTTAGTAGATGTTGTATCACCAGAGCGATTCATATTAGAGCAAAACTTTCCGAATCCATTCAATCCTTCAACTACAATAAAGTTTTCACTCCCACAGAGATCAAACGTCAAGTTAACAATCTATACTTTGCTTGGAGAGAAGGTTGAAAATCTGGTCGAACAAGAATTAGAGGCAGGAGTTCATTCCTACGAATTCAGTCCAACTAATTTATCTTCAGGCATCTATCTATATGCCTTAGAAAGCAAGGATTTCAAGGAAATTAAGAAATTGGTTTTACTCAAATAA
- a CDS encoding class I SAM-dependent methyltransferase, protein MKIKKSVSNFFSFVKVYCLPYKPLSRSRQTWEQEFKDNKWDYLSDINQLSRYSIIIGYFNFWFEGGSILDLGCGQGLLLNRLNGINYELYVGVDLSEEAMKIAANIATNKAKFVCSKLVHTNRIKDLI, encoded by the coding sequence ATGAAAATTAAAAAATCAGTTTCGAATTTCTTCAGTTTTGTTAAAGTTTATTGCTTACCTTATAAACCACTTTCCCGAAGTAGACAAACATGGGAACAAGAGTTTAAAGATAATAAATGGGATTACCTATCTGACATTAATCAACTGTCACGATACAGTATTATTATTGGATATTTTAATTTCTGGTTCGAAGGTGGAAGCATATTAGATCTGGGTTGTGGACAAGGACTATTATTAAATCGACTAAATGGTATTAACTACGAATTATATGTGGGTGTGGATTTATCAGAGGAGGCAATGAAAATAGCCGCCAATATTGCCACCAACAAAGCCAAATTTGTTTGCTCGAAATTAGTTCATACGAACCGGATCAAAGATTTGATATGA
- a CDS encoding methyltransferase domain-containing protein gives MLEISSYEPDQRFDMIVFNESLYYFDKPIEVIKKYKNFLSKDGKIIISMWDNKERNNKLWKDVDRSFKVVDDLRLQKIQRKSSWVIKVIE, from the coding sequence TTGCTCGAAATTAGTTCATACGAACCGGATCAAAGATTTGATATGATAGTTTTTAACGAATCACTTTATTATTTCGATAAACCAATAGAAGTAATTAAAAAATATAAAAACTTCCTATCTAAAGATGGAAAGATTATTATTTCTATGTGGGACAATAAGGAGCGAAATAATAAATTATGGAAGGATGTAGATAGATCATTCAAAGTTGTTGATGATCTGCGATTACAAAAAATTCAAAGGAAATCTTCTTGGGTTATTAAAGTTATTGAATGA
- a CDS encoding indolepyruvate ferredoxin oxidoreductase, which translates to MEKLLLLGAEAIAQGAIDGGMSGVYAYPGTPSTEITEYVQHNKIAIERKLHSQWSTNEKTAMEAGLGMSYAGKRAMVCMKHVGLNVAADAFINSAITGVNGGLIVTVADDPSMHSSQNEQDSRFFGKFAMIPILEPANQQEAYDMAYEGFELSEKLKIPIMMRITTRLSHSRAGIETRPMKQENKLKYPEDPIQFVLLPSNARKRYKGLLGLQSLMEQEAERSSFNTYYPARNKSIGIIACGIAFNYLMENYPDRKFPHPVLQLGQYPLPFSKVEKIVNECEHVLILEDGYPLVEEMLKGYLDKNSKIKGRFDGSIPRDGELNPDIVAKALGLEVKAGKIIPSIVADRPPELCAGCAHRDIYLALNETMKEFGKQKVFSDIGCYTLGALPPWNSINSCVDMGASITMAKGAADAGVHPAIAVIGDSTFTHSGMTALLDAIVENTPVTIIISDNGTTGMTGGQASHATGRLEEICIGLGVKPEHVRVLTPLPKYHDEMVNVLREEMLYEGVSVVIPRRECIQTLGRSKKDVKVKMEKVLK; encoded by the coding sequence ATGGAAAAGCTTTTATTACTTGGCGCTGAAGCTATTGCTCAAGGTGCAATCGATGGCGGAATGTCTGGCGTTTACGCTTATCCCGGAACACCATCCACAGAAATTACAGAGTACGTTCAACACAATAAAATTGCAATCGAAAGAAAACTGCACAGCCAATGGTCCACTAATGAAAAAACTGCAATGGAAGCCGGACTTGGAATGAGTTACGCAGGTAAACGTGCAATGGTTTGTATGAAACACGTTGGTTTAAATGTTGCTGCTGATGCGTTTATCAATTCTGCAATAACCGGAGTTAATGGCGGATTGATTGTAACTGTTGCTGATGATCCTTCAATGCACTCATCACAAAATGAACAGGATTCACGTTTCTTCGGCAAGTTTGCAATGATTCCGATTCTTGAACCCGCAAATCAGCAAGAAGCTTATGATATGGCTTATGAGGGATTTGAACTTTCTGAAAAATTAAAAATCCCTATCATGATGAGAATAACAACGAGACTTTCACATTCGCGTGCAGGAATTGAAACTCGTCCGATGAAACAGGAGAATAAATTAAAATATCCCGAAGACCCGATTCAATTTGTTCTTCTTCCATCTAACGCAAGAAAAAGATACAAAGGTTTGTTGGGTTTGCAATCACTTATGGAGCAGGAAGCAGAAAGATCATCTTTCAATACTTATTATCCTGCACGAAATAAATCTATTGGTATAATAGCATGCGGAATTGCATTTAATTATTTAATGGAAAATTATCCTGATAGAAAATTTCCACATCCCGTTTTGCAGCTTGGTCAATATCCGCTTCCATTTTCTAAAGTTGAAAAGATTGTAAACGAGTGCGAGCACGTTTTAATCCTTGAAGATGGATATCCACTTGTTGAAGAAATGTTAAAAGGATATTTAGATAAGAATAGTAAAATTAAAGGAAGATTTGACGGATCAATTCCACGTGATGGTGAATTGAATCCTGATATTGTTGCAAAAGCTTTGGGATTAGAAGTTAAAGCTGGAAAAATAATTCCTTCAATTGTTGCGGATCGCCCACCAGAACTTTGTGCTGGCTGCGCTCATCGAGATATTTATCTCGCCTTAAACGAAACGATGAAAGAATTTGGAAAACAAAAAGTTTTTTCGGATATCGGATGTTATACACTTGGTGCACTTCCTCCCTGGAATTCAATCAATTCTTGTGTAGATATGGGCGCATCGATTACAATGGCTAAAGGTGCTGCCGATGCCGGAGTTCATCCTGCAATTGCAGTTATTGGTGATTCCACTTTTACTCATAGCGGAATGACAGCTTTGCTTGATGCAATTGTTGAAAACACTCCGGTTACAATTATTATTTCTGATAATGGGACTACTGGAATGACAGGCGGACAAGCTTCTCACGCAACAGGAAGATTGGAAGAAATTTGTATCGGTCTTGGTGTAAAACCCGAACACGTTAGAGTTTTAACTCCATTACCAAAATACCACGATGAAATGGTAAATGTTCTTCGAGAAGAAATGTTGTATGAAGGCGTTTCTGTTGTTATTCCGAGAAGAGAATGTATCCAAACATTAGGCAGGAGTAAGAAGGATGTTAAAGTTAAGATGGAGAAAGTTTTGAAATGA